A window of the Euzebya pacifica genome harbors these coding sequences:
- the treZ gene encoding malto-oligosyltrehalose trehalohydrolase: MSDLPLPRHHGARPIDDTVTSFGLWAPAAEEVVLVVAGEERPMADAGDGWWHASAVAAHGTRYAYRLDGDDPLPDPAARWLPDGVHSPSAVVDPRTWAFEADRFRATPVTGGVIYELHIGTFTTEGTFAAATEHLEDLVDLGVTHVEVMPVNGFDGAHNWGYDGVAWWAVHQAYGGPDGLAAFVDACHRVGLAVILDVVHNHLGPSGNYLPRFGPYLQSDAESTWGRVINLDGPQSGPVREFVLGSALAFLRDHRIDGLRLDAVHALDDRGSATHLLAELADAVTDLSERTGRPLHLIAETDRNDPSWIRPRSVGGMGLDAQWADDVHHTIHVAVTGETDGYYVDYVDPLAKLVRAWTNGLVHDGVHSTFRDRVVGAPVPDDVSSRRLVACIQNHDQVGNRAAGDRLTTLVDADMVRVAAALLCVSPHTPMLFQGEEYGETKPFAFFSDMPGEELRQAIRDGRRREFEYFSSWQGEVPDPLAMETFLGSTLDRSAATSVDGRQRRTLWQDLLALRRTEPALSAGRRDLLDAEVVADGVVRMRRRPPGHEMPAWEVEVWGNLTDSPIDVPSAGRVLLSTADVRYGGPGQPDDHVVPPRSVVVLGVPTTAPSVLPTPASTHSSPTGAP, from the coding sequence GTGTCCGACCTCCCACTCCCCCGCCACCACGGTGCCCGTCCCATCGACGACACCGTCACGTCCTTCGGCCTCTGGGCCCCGGCCGCCGAGGAGGTGGTCCTGGTCGTTGCCGGTGAGGAACGGCCGATGGCCGACGCCGGCGACGGCTGGTGGCACGCCTCGGCCGTCGCCGCCCACGGCACCCGGTACGCCTACCGCCTCGACGGAGACGACCCGCTGCCTGATCCAGCGGCACGCTGGCTGCCCGACGGGGTGCACAGTCCGTCGGCGGTCGTCGACCCCCGGACGTGGGCGTTCGAGGCCGATCGGTTCCGCGCGACGCCGGTGACCGGCGGCGTGATCTACGAGCTGCACATCGGCACGTTCACCACGGAGGGGACCTTCGCCGCGGCCACCGAGCATCTCGAGGACCTCGTCGACCTCGGGGTGACCCACGTGGAGGTCATGCCGGTCAACGGCTTCGACGGCGCCCACAACTGGGGATACGACGGGGTTGCCTGGTGGGCGGTCCACCAGGCCTACGGTGGGCCCGACGGCTTGGCGGCGTTCGTCGACGCCTGCCACCGAGTGGGGCTGGCGGTCATCCTCGACGTGGTCCACAACCACCTGGGGCCGAGCGGCAACTACCTTCCCCGCTTCGGGCCGTACCTGCAGTCCGACGCCGAGTCGACGTGGGGCAGGGTGATCAACCTCGACGGTCCGCAGTCGGGGCCGGTACGGGAATTCGTCCTCGGCAGCGCCCTGGCGTTCCTGCGGGACCACCGCATCGACGGCCTGCGACTGGATGCCGTGCATGCGCTGGACGACCGCGGCAGCGCCACGCACCTCCTGGCCGAGCTGGCCGACGCCGTCACCGACCTGTCGGAGCGCACCGGCCGGCCGCTGCACCTGATCGCCGAGACCGACCGCAACGACCCCTCGTGGATCCGACCCCGCTCCGTCGGTGGCATGGGGCTGGACGCCCAGTGGGCCGACGACGTCCACCACACCATCCACGTCGCCGTCACCGGCGAGACCGACGGGTACTACGTCGACTACGTCGATCCGCTGGCGAAGCTCGTGCGGGCCTGGACCAACGGCCTCGTGCACGACGGCGTGCACAGCACCTTCCGCGACCGCGTCGTCGGTGCACCGGTCCCCGACGACGTGTCCTCGAGGCGTCTCGTCGCGTGCATCCAGAACCACGACCAGGTCGGCAACCGGGCCGCCGGTGACCGCCTGACCACGCTGGTCGACGCCGACATGGTCCGGGTCGCCGCCGCGCTGCTGTGCGTGTCGCCGCACACGCCGATGCTGTTCCAGGGCGAGGAGTACGGCGAGACGAAGCCGTTCGCCTTCTTCTCCGACATGCCCGGGGAGGAGCTGCGGCAGGCGATCCGCGACGGCCGTCGCCGGGAGTTCGAGTACTTCTCCTCGTGGCAGGGCGAGGTGCCCGACCCCCTGGCCATGGAGACCTTCCTCGGCTCGACGCTGGACCGGTCGGCGGCCACCAGCGTCGACGGTCGGCAACGACGCACCCTGTGGCAGGACCTCCTGGCCCTGCGCCGCACCGAACCGGCGCTGTCGGCCGGCCGCCGGGACCTGCTCGACGCCGAGGTGGTCGCCGACGGGGTCGTCCGGATGCGACGCCGCCCGCCCGGTCACGAGATGCCGGCGTGGGAAGTCGAGGTCTGGGGCAACCTCACCGACAGCCCCATCGACGTGCCTTCCGCCGGACGAGTCCTGCTGTCCACCGCCGACGTGCGGTACGGCGGCCCCGGCCAGCCCGACGACCACGTCGTCCCACCCCGCAGCGTCGTCGTCCTCGGCGTCCCCACCACGGCCCCGAGCGTCCTGCCCACCCCTGCATCCACCCACTCCTCCCCCACTGGAGCACCGTGA
- a CDS encoding MFS transporter, whose protein sequence is MPDTGAPRVYGWLHPSVVVAAVFSAYAGFAQFSATAALPDIAAAFGTVTEGADGSITAQAGLSGTVLGLGLGVIRLASLAALPLARQADRHGRRVVLLATTAVALVLTAASAGMPTFWWFVALLALARPLMSATNAVAGVIASEEVATVDRSKAIALVTVGYGTGAGIPVVLRGITDGEIGFRTLFLIAVPLLLTLPLVARLVTEPDRSARLVEADAATSKRLGRVPPELRGRLVLLCTLTFFVAFLTGPVNTYLFLYAEQVAGVSPGTLALVIPFAAILGAAGLAIGVRLADRYGRIPTAMWTKVGLAACGVLTYSAGAWGALVGYVLSLFIGSSYAPAVGATAAEIFPTSIRATAAGWITACTTVGAVVGLLLFGWVADVSGSFSVASWVVSVPCAISMIGYRFLPETKGLELEESAPEVA, encoded by the coding sequence GTGCCCGACACGGGGGCTCCCCGTGTCTACGGCTGGCTGCACCCCTCGGTCGTGGTGGCCGCCGTCTTCAGCGCCTACGCCGGGTTCGCGCAGTTCTCCGCCACCGCGGCCCTCCCCGACATCGCCGCGGCCTTCGGCACCGTCACCGAGGGCGCGGACGGATCGATCACCGCGCAAGCCGGACTGTCCGGCACGGTGCTCGGGCTGGGGCTGGGCGTCATCCGCCTGGCGTCCCTCGCCGCGCTCCCCCTGGCCCGCCAGGCCGACCGCCACGGCCGGCGTGTGGTCCTGCTGGCCACGACGGCCGTCGCCCTCGTGCTGACCGCCGCGTCCGCGGGCATGCCGACGTTCTGGTGGTTCGTCGCCCTCCTGGCCCTCGCACGGCCGCTGATGTCGGCCACGAACGCCGTCGCCGGGGTGATCGCCTCTGAGGAGGTCGCCACCGTCGACCGGTCCAAGGCCATCGCCCTCGTGACGGTCGGCTACGGCACCGGCGCTGGCATCCCCGTCGTCCTGCGCGGCATCACCGACGGCGAGATCGGCTTCCGAACCCTCTTCCTGATCGCCGTGCCGTTGCTGCTGACACTGCCGTTGGTCGCCCGCCTCGTGACCGAGCCCGACCGGTCGGCGCGGCTGGTCGAGGCCGACGCTGCCACCAGCAAGCGGCTGGGACGCGTCCCCCCGGAGCTTCGTGGCCGCCTCGTCCTGCTGTGCACCCTCACGTTCTTCGTGGCGTTCCTGACCGGACCGGTCAACACCTACCTGTTCCTGTACGCCGAGCAGGTCGCCGGGGTCTCGCCGGGCACCCTCGCCCTCGTCATCCCCTTCGCTGCGATCCTCGGTGCGGCCGGCCTGGCGATCGGGGTGCGGCTGGCGGACCGCTACGGGCGCATCCCCACGGCCATGTGGACCAAGGTCGGGCTGGCCGCTTGCGGTGTGCTGACCTACTCCGCCGGCGCATGGGGGGCGCTGGTCGGCTACGTCCTCAGCCTGTTCATCGGCTCCAGCTACGCCCCCGCCGTCGGGGCCACCGCGGCGGAGATCTTCCCGACCTCCATCCGTGCCACCGCGGCGGGCTGGATCACGGCCTGCACCACCGTGGGCGCCGTGGTCGGGCTGCTGCTGTTCGGCTGGGTTGCCGACGTGTCGGGGTCGTTCTCGGTCGCGTCGTGGGTGGTGTCGGTGCCGTGCGCGATCTCGATGATCGGCTACCGGTTCCTGCCCGAGACCAAGGGCCTGGAGCTGGAGGAGTCCGCTCCCGAGGTCGCGTGA
- the glgX gene encoding glycogen debranching protein GlgX, with translation MTATDDTRLMTWPGRPYPLGVHWDGRGVNVAVFSEVADAVEICLFGDGPQADHETRIELPERTGFTWHAYLPGIAPGQRYGFRVHGPWAPRGGVLCNPAKLLIDPYARAIDGDITWNPACFGFDAVDPMRPQTTDSAPYVPKSIVVNPFFDWRDDRPPSRPWSETIIYETHVKGATVRHPGVPRRVRGTYAGLASTAMVEHLVDLGVTAVQLQPVHHFLTDHFLWKKGLSQYWGYNSIGYLAPHAGYASQGRLGQQVYEFKAMVADLHAAGLEVILDVVYNHTGEADHRGPTVSLRGIDNPSFYRLDPEDPRRYVDYTGTGNSMNVQHPNVLQLIMDSLRYWITEMHVDGFRFDLAATLARELHDVDRLSAFFDIIQQDPVISQAKLIAEPWDVGEGGYQVGNFPVGWTELNGKYRDSVRDWWHGDGVVGGLASRLSGSSDLYAHNGRRPYASINFVTAHDGFTLADLVSYERKHNDANMDGGTSGEDHNRSANHGVEGPTDDPEVLGLRARQQRNFLATLLLSQGVPMVLGGDEMGRTQHGNNNAYCIDSGLTHYDWLQTPQSTRLLDFTTRLIEVRRRHPVFRRRSYFTGEEDLHWLRPDGQAMHADDWHSPDSHALAFYLNGEEIPSRDDRGRRTVDDSFLVLLNAHQHGIDFVLPGHDYGHRWRTVIDTAEPELLEADAPLVEAGATLPRIDRSLLLLRRIVPAGPHPNRPLTESRR, from the coding sequence ATGACCGCCACCGACGACACCCGCCTGATGACCTGGCCCGGCCGGCCCTACCCGCTTGGTGTGCACTGGGACGGTCGCGGCGTGAACGTCGCGGTGTTCTCCGAGGTGGCCGACGCGGTGGAGATCTGCCTGTTCGGCGATGGTCCGCAGGCCGACCACGAGACCCGGATCGAGCTGCCGGAACGCACCGGCTTCACCTGGCACGCCTACCTGCCCGGCATCGCGCCGGGCCAGCGGTACGGCTTCCGGGTCCACGGCCCGTGGGCCCCGCGGGGTGGGGTCCTGTGCAACCCGGCCAAGCTGCTGATCGACCCCTACGCACGGGCGATCGACGGCGACATCACCTGGAATCCGGCCTGCTTCGGATTCGATGCCGTCGATCCCATGCGCCCCCAGACCACCGACAGCGCGCCGTACGTGCCGAAGTCCATCGTCGTCAACCCGTTCTTCGACTGGCGTGACGACCGACCGCCGTCGCGGCCGTGGTCGGAGACGATCATCTACGAGACCCACGTCAAGGGTGCGACGGTCCGCCATCCCGGCGTGCCCCGCCGGGTGCGGGGCACCTATGCGGGGCTTGCGTCAACCGCGATGGTCGAGCACCTCGTGGACCTCGGCGTGACGGCCGTGCAGCTGCAACCCGTCCACCACTTCCTCACCGACCATTTCCTGTGGAAGAAGGGGTTGTCGCAGTACTGGGGCTACAACTCCATCGGCTACCTCGCCCCCCACGCCGGCTATGCCTCCCAGGGGCGGCTCGGCCAGCAGGTGTACGAGTTCAAGGCGATGGTCGCCGACCTGCATGCCGCCGGGCTCGAGGTCATCCTCGACGTGGTCTACAACCACACCGGCGAGGCCGACCACCGCGGCCCCACCGTGTCGCTGCGTGGCATCGACAACCCGTCGTTCTACCGGCTGGACCCCGAGGACCCTCGGCGCTACGTCGACTACACCGGCACCGGCAACTCCATGAACGTGCAGCACCCCAACGTGCTGCAGCTGATCATGGACTCGCTGCGGTACTGGATCACCGAGATGCACGTCGACGGGTTCCGCTTCGACCTCGCGGCGACCCTGGCCCGCGAGCTGCACGACGTCGACCGGCTGAGCGCGTTCTTCGACATCATCCAGCAGGACCCGGTCATCTCCCAGGCCAAGCTGATCGCCGAGCCGTGGGACGTCGGCGAGGGTGGCTACCAGGTCGGCAACTTCCCCGTCGGCTGGACCGAACTCAACGGCAAGTACCGCGACAGCGTCCGGGACTGGTGGCACGGTGACGGGGTGGTCGGTGGGCTGGCCAGCCGCCTGTCGGGCTCCTCCGACCTGTACGCCCACAACGGCCGTCGGCCCTACGCCTCCATCAACTTCGTCACCGCCCACGACGGCTTCACCCTGGCCGACCTCGTCAGCTACGAGCGCAAGCACAACGACGCCAACATGGACGGCGGCACCAGCGGCGAGGACCACAACCGGTCGGCCAACCACGGCGTGGAGGGGCCGACCGACGACCCCGAGGTCCTCGGCCTCCGCGCCCGCCAGCAGCGCAACTTCCTGGCGACGCTCCTCCTCAGCCAGGGGGTGCCGATGGTGCTCGGCGGCGACGAGATGGGCCGGACGCAGCACGGCAACAACAACGCCTACTGCATCGACTCGGGCCTGACCCACTACGACTGGCTGCAGACGCCCCAGTCGACGCGGTTGCTGGACTTCACGACACGGCTCATCGAAGTTCGCCGACGCCACCCGGTGTTCCGCCGGCGGTCCTACTTCACCGGAGAGGAGGACCTGCACTGGCTGCGCCCGGACGGGCAGGCGATGCATGCCGACGACTGGCACAGCCCGGACAGCCATGCGCTGGCCTTCTACCTCAACGGCGAGGAGATCCCCAGCCGTGACGACCGCGGCCGGCGGACCGTCGACGACAGCTTCCTGGTGCTGCTGAACGCCCACCAACACGGCATCGACTTCGTGCTGCCCGGTCACGACTACGGCCATCGCTGGCGCACGGTCATCGACACCGCCGAGCCGGAGCTCCTCGAGGCCGACGCCCCGTTGGTGGAGGCTGGTGCGACGCTGCCCCGGATCGACCGTTCGCTCCTGCTGCTGCGCCGTATCGTGCCGGCCGGCCCCCATCCGAACCGACCACTCACCGAATCGAGACGATGA
- the treY gene encoding malto-oligosyltrehalose synthase produces the protein MSRPVATYRLQLTEDQPFAAAEALLPYLDDLGISHIYCSPVLKARPGTRHFYNVADHTLVDPVLGGEAGLRQLAAAAHDRGMGLVGDIVPHHMGVGPWSPLWERLLTEGRSSVAAKFFDVDWETPLPGAADKVIMPVLADSYGDALAAGDLTLVEVDGHPRVAYGDLTFPVNADSAKALERTGLEGIAGIPGQARSWQRMHSLLEQQHYRLVSSTAGIRLVNYRRFLDVDELAALRVEDDTVFDTTHELMVQLVTDGVFDGLRIDHIDGLVDPGRYLQRLRDAVGPDTWIVVETLTSHDQRLHEGWPVDGTTGYEALRATLGVQVDPAGLRQMAQVAGAHDALPGPEDRWRMKVDVLDVELGPDLRRCARVVWTACQDEPTVRDVDYRTLLEAVSRLATSLPRYRSYVDPQTGESTEADRETVAAAVRMARREVGRGTVPDRLWTHLEALLTGQVRWTAAAGEAVTRFQQLTGPVSALGLEERLFHRHHALVAACELGCDPDDVARTLPAFHAEVEAMPHAGMRTTATHDTKHSEDARLRMAALTGMASDWAIAASTLVSRTSPPSRSLALRLLQVAIGVWPATDDGSTPLAEVMDPALPDRFATYAVWAARLADQITSDRTPDLDAEAAVRRWCALVWDPEGPIVPTLRPLALRAAEIGMAASLSMSLTRLALPGVPDTYQGTERWDDSMSDPDQRRPVDFEDLASAVDGLRPAHAGGLWSARRDGRVKQHVVRTALRLRRDIPDLLGPDAGYRAIEASGRWAEHTLAFARGDVDDPDVVVVAPRAFGRITDGGRFDPLGRIWADTDLALPEQTTWTDVLTGHTRQGGRLAAAELLANLPVALLLRQR, from the coding sequence ATGAGCCGTCCCGTGGCCACCTACCGGCTGCAGCTCACCGAGGACCAGCCGTTCGCCGCTGCAGAGGCGTTGCTGCCCTATCTCGACGACCTCGGGATCAGCCACATCTACTGTTCGCCGGTGCTGAAGGCGCGACCGGGCACCCGGCACTTCTACAACGTCGCCGACCACACGCTCGTCGACCCGGTCCTCGGCGGCGAGGCCGGGCTGCGCCAGCTGGCCGCCGCCGCCCACGACCGCGGGATGGGGCTGGTCGGCGACATCGTCCCCCACCACATGGGGGTGGGGCCGTGGTCACCGCTGTGGGAGCGGCTGCTGACCGAGGGCCGCTCCAGCGTGGCCGCGAAGTTCTTCGACGTCGACTGGGAGACCCCCCTGCCGGGGGCAGCCGACAAGGTCATCATGCCGGTGCTGGCGGACTCCTACGGCGATGCGCTGGCCGCGGGCGACCTGACGCTGGTGGAGGTCGACGGCCACCCGCGGGTGGCCTACGGCGACCTGACGTTCCCGGTGAACGCCGATTCGGCGAAGGCGCTGGAGCGCACCGGCCTGGAGGGCATCGCCGGCATCCCCGGACAGGCCCGGTCGTGGCAGCGCATGCACTCGCTGCTCGAGCAGCAGCACTACCGGCTCGTGTCCTCCACCGCAGGCATCCGGCTGGTCAACTATCGCCGGTTCCTCGACGTCGACGAGCTGGCCGCCCTGCGGGTCGAGGACGACACCGTCTTCGACACGACCCACGAGCTCATGGTCCAGCTGGTCACCGACGGGGTCTTCGACGGCCTGCGGATCGACCACATCGACGGCCTGGTCGACCCCGGTAGGTACCTCCAGCGCCTGCGTGACGCGGTCGGTCCCGACACCTGGATCGTGGTGGAGACCCTGACGTCACACGATCAGCGCCTGCACGAGGGCTGGCCGGTCGACGGCACCACGGGGTACGAGGCGTTGCGCGCGACGCTCGGCGTGCAGGTCGACCCGGCGGGGCTGCGACAGATGGCCCAGGTGGCCGGGGCGCACGACGCCCTGCCCGGCCCCGAGGACCGCTGGCGGATGAAGGTCGACGTGCTCGACGTCGAGCTCGGCCCCGACCTGCGGCGCTGCGCCCGCGTGGTCTGGACGGCCTGCCAGGACGAACCGACTGTTCGCGACGTCGACTACCGCACGTTGCTGGAGGCGGTCAGCCGGCTGGCCACGTCGTTGCCGCGCTATCGCAGCTACGTCGACCCGCAGACGGGAGAGTCCACCGAGGCCGACCGCGAGACCGTGGCCGCAGCGGTCCGCATGGCCCGACGCGAGGTCGGCCGCGGGACGGTGCCCGACCGGTTGTGGACCCACCTTGAGGCGCTGCTGACCGGACAGGTCCGCTGGACCGCCGCAGCAGGCGAGGCGGTCACGCGGTTCCAGCAGCTGACCGGACCGGTGTCGGCGCTGGGCCTGGAAGAACGGCTGTTCCACCGGCACCACGCCCTGGTGGCGGCCTGTGAGCTGGGCTGCGATCCCGACGACGTGGCCCGGACCCTCCCCGCGTTCCACGCGGAGGTCGAGGCGATGCCGCACGCCGGCATGCGGACCACGGCCACCCACGACACCAAGCACAGCGAGGACGCCCGCCTGCGCATGGCGGCCCTGACCGGCATGGCCTCGGACTGGGCGATCGCCGCGTCCACCCTCGTGTCGCGAACCTCGCCGCCGAGCCGCTCGCTGGCGCTGCGCCTCCTCCAGGTGGCGATCGGGGTGTGGCCGGCCACCGACGACGGGTCGACCCCGCTCGCGGAGGTCATGGACCCTGCGCTGCCCGACCGATTCGCCACCTACGCGGTCTGGGCCGCCCGGCTGGCCGACCAGATCACCAGCGACCGCACGCCGGACCTGGATGCCGAGGCGGCCGTTCGCCGGTGGTGTGCGCTGGTGTGGGACCCGGAGGGCCCCATCGTGCCGACGCTGCGACCGCTGGCGCTGCGCGCCGCCGAGATCGGCATGGCGGCGAGCCTGTCGATGTCGTTGACCCGCCTGGCCCTTCCCGGCGTGCCCGACACCTACCAGGGCACCGAGCGCTGGGACGACTCCATGAGCGACCCCGACCAACGGCGCCCCGTGGACTTCGAGGACCTGGCGTCCGCCGTCGACGGCCTGCGGCCCGCGCACGCCGGCGGGTTGTGGTCGGCGCGTCGCGATGGTCGAGTCAAGCAGCACGTGGTGCGGACCGCGCTGCGCCTGCGGCGGGACATCCCCGACCTGCTCGGCCCCGATGCGGGCTACCGGGCCATCGAGGCGTCGGGACGCTGGGCGGAACACACCCTGGCGTTCGCCCGTGGTGACGTCGACGACCCCGATGTGGTGGTCGTGGCGCCGCGGGCCTTCGGTCGCATCACCGACGGCGGTCGGTTCGACCCGCTGGGCCGCATCTGGGCCGACACCGACCTTGCCCTGCCCGAGCAGACGACATGGACCGACGTGCTGACCGGGCACACTCGTCAGGGGGGACGCCTTGCCGCTGCCGAGCTGCTGGCCAACCTCCCCGTGGCGCTGCTGCTGCGGCAGCGCTGA
- a CDS encoding DUF368 domain-containing protein: MTHTADVAPTGGRMPNDTAPSTIGLRVLQGMGMGTADVIPGVSGGTVALILGIYTRLIGAIRTLAQSPTALLRGDVTSAGERFRAVPWPFVLPVGVGMVLALGLGSVVLPPLLETYPVETSALFFGLIVGSLSVPWSQAVEANGSASRAPLVALAVVFAVAAFLLTGLPEIVIDHPPLWRVFLSASVAICAMILPGVSGAFLLLALGIYEPTLEAASDLDVPYVATFVAGAVVGLGAFSKLLSHLLEHRLAVTMAALTGLMVGALRVLWPWNEEGTLHGPDGSGEAVVALLIGLVGFAIVRGLLLLGRRTGHPAEHTDVIQ; the protein is encoded by the coding sequence GTGACCCACACCGCCGACGTCGCCCCAACCGGCGGCCGCATGCCCAACGACACCGCCCCCTCGACCATCGGCCTGCGGGTGCTGCAGGGCATGGGGATGGGCACCGCTGACGTCATCCCGGGTGTCTCGGGCGGCACCGTGGCGCTGATCCTGGGCATCTACACCCGGCTGATCGGGGCGATCCGCACGCTGGCACAGTCACCGACTGCGCTGCTGCGCGGCGACGTGACCTCGGCGGGGGAGCGGTTCCGCGCGGTGCCGTGGCCGTTCGTGCTGCCCGTCGGCGTCGGCATGGTGCTGGCGCTCGGGCTCGGTTCGGTAGTGCTGCCGCCGCTGCTGGAGACCTACCCCGTCGAGACCTCGGCGCTGTTCTTCGGCCTCATCGTCGGATCGTTGTCGGTGCCGTGGTCGCAGGCGGTCGAGGCGAACGGGTCGGCGTCGCGCGCGCCGCTGGTCGCGTTGGCCGTGGTGTTCGCCGTCGCCGCGTTCCTGCTGACCGGGCTCCCCGAGATCGTCATCGACCATCCTCCGCTGTGGCGGGTGTTCCTGTCCGCGTCCGTGGCGATCTGCGCGATGATCCTCCCCGGCGTCAGCGGCGCGTTCCTGTTGCTTGCCCTCGGCATCTACGAGCCCACGCTGGAGGCCGCCAGCGATCTGGACGTGCCCTACGTCGCCACGTTCGTGGCCGGCGCCGTCGTGGGGCTGGGCGCGTTCTCCAAGCTGCTTTCGCACCTGCTGGAGCACCGCTTGGCCGTCACCATGGCCGCGTTGACCGGCCTCATGGTCGGCGCGCTGCGGGTGCTCTGGCCCTGGAACGAGGAGGGCACGCTGCACGGCCCCGACGGATCGGGCGAGGCCGTCGTTGCCCTGCTGATCGGCCTGGTCGGCTTCGCCATCGTCCGCGGCCTCCTGCTGCTGGGTCGTCGCACCGGCCACCCCGCGGAGCACACCGACGTGATCCAGTAG
- a CDS encoding glycosyltransferase family 4 protein: MRVLQVAWEYPPRLFGGLGRHVEGLSAALAADGVDVTVLTPASSEPDPPAPDRLRVLRAAAPPELLPEDRWLADVLDANIAMAERALTSDVAVDVLHVHDWMAGHAARVLARAMGVPVVATVHATERGRHQGHLPPGISAWIDAQERALVGLADRVVVCSTPMVEAVTDWLGAPAADVIPNGVDPARWQPPGVRRRHDRVVVAGRLEYEKGAQVLMAATEDLPLDVRIAGRGSHGPALRREAHDRVRFEGHLPQPALARLLASATIVVVPSLYEPFGLAALEGMAAGTPVVVSDVGGLRDLVPDGVGLRVPPDDPTALRSALRRLLVDRPLRERLARAGLARAEELSWPATARRYRNVYTAVAPGRGG; encoded by the coding sequence ATGCGCGTGCTGCAGGTGGCCTGGGAGTACCCGCCCAGGCTGTTCGGCGGCCTGGGCCGACACGTCGAGGGCCTGTCCGCCGCGCTGGCCGCTGACGGCGTCGACGTCACCGTCCTGACCCCGGCATCATCGGAGCCCGACCCGCCCGCCCCCGACCGGTTGCGGGTGCTGCGTGCTGCCGCCCCACCCGAACTGCTGCCCGAGGACCGCTGGCTGGCCGACGTGCTGGACGCGAACATCGCGATGGCCGAGCGGGCCCTGACCAGCGACGTGGCCGTGGACGTGCTCCACGTGCACGACTGGATGGCCGGCCATGCCGCACGAGTCCTGGCACGTGCCATGGGCGTGCCGGTCGTGGCCACCGTCCACGCCACCGAGCGCGGCAGGCACCAGGGGCACCTGCCTCCAGGCATCTCCGCCTGGATCGACGCCCAGGAACGGGCGCTCGTGGGCCTGGCCGACCGTGTCGTCGTGTGCTCGACCCCGATGGTGGAGGCGGTGACGGACTGGCTCGGCGCGCCGGCCGCGGACGTCATCCCCAACGGTGTCGATCCGGCCCGTTGGCAACCGCCCGGGGTGCGACGCCGACACGACCGCGTGGTCGTCGCCGGGCGACTGGAGTACGAGAAGGGCGCACAGGTCCTGATGGCGGCGACAGAGGACCTGCCGCTGGACGTACGGATCGCCGGACGCGGGTCCCATGGCCCGGCCCTGCGGCGCGAGGCGCACGACCGGGTCCGCTTCGAGGGGCATCTCCCCCAGCCCGCGCTGGCCAGGCTGCTCGCCTCGGCCACCATCGTCGTCGTGCCGTCGTTGTACGAGCCGTTCGGCCTGGCCGCGCTCGAGGGGATGGCGGCCGGTACGCCGGTCGTGGTCAGCGACGTCGGTGGCCTGCGCGACCTGGTGCCCGACGGTGTCGGGCTGCGCGTGCCCCCCGATGACCCCACCGCCCTGCGAAGCGCCCTGCGGCGACTCCTGGTCGACCGCCCGCTGCGGGAACGGCTGGCACGAGCCGGTCTGGCACGCGCCGAGGAGCTGTCGTGGCCGGCGACCGCCCGGCGCTACCGGAACGTCTACACCGCCGTCGCGCCCGGCCGCGGGGGCTGA
- a CDS encoding alpha/beta fold hydrolase gives MESYLADHVTRVGAGNGEPLLLIHGLGHCKEAWDPVIGLLGARFDVAAIDLPGFGGAPALEETPDDHSLSAFCEQVMDGLGWDRAHVAGNSLGGLIAIRMASRGRALSATALSPGGMIRGWEKPWARGMLRVAKHVPSRLLPLGVFSDTALGRKALLGLMFGKPGRMTPSYARSAMAAPARATVFEETLDAVDEIDHLPPPTVPVTIAWGSRDMLLFPWQGQRWKATLPDARLVTLRGLGHVPMPDDPGLVTDVITRTTELAQDAPST, from the coding sequence ATGGAGTCCTACCTCGCCGATCACGTCACCCGCGTCGGAGCCGGCAACGGCGAACCGTTGCTCCTGATCCACGGCCTCGGCCACTGCAAGGAGGCGTGGGATCCCGTCATCGGACTGCTCGGCGCCCGCTTCGACGTGGCAGCGATCGACCTGCCCGGGTTCGGTGGCGCACCCGCGCTGGAGGAGACGCCGGACGACCACAGCCTCTCGGCCTTCTGCGAGCAGGTCATGGACGGCCTGGGCTGGGACCGCGCCCACGTGGCCGGCAACTCCCTCGGCGGGCTGATCGCCATCCGCATGGCCAGCCGGGGCAGGGCGCTGTCGGCCACGGCCCTGTCGCCCGGCGGCATGATCCGCGGGTGGGAGAAGCCGTGGGCCCGTGGGATGTTGCGGGTCGCCAAGCACGTCCCGTCGCGGCTGCTGCCGCTGGGCGTCTTCTCCGACACGGCGCTCGGCCGGAAGGCGCTGCTCGGATTGATGTTCGGCAAGCCGGGCCGGATGACCCCGTCCTACGCACGGTCGGCGATGGCGGCACCTGCCCGGGCGACGGTGTTCGAGGAGACGCTGGACGCCGTGGACGAGATCGACCACCTCCCACCCCCGACGGTGCCGGTCACGATCGCTTGGGGCAGCCGGGACATGCTGCTGTTCCCGTGGCAGGGCCAGCGCTGGAAGGCCACGCTGCCCGACGCCCGCCTGGTGACCCTGCGGGGGCTCGGGCACGTGCCCATGCCCGACGACCCCGGCTTGGTCACCGACGTCATCACCCGCACCACCGAGCTCGCGCAGGACGCCCCCTCGACCTGA